In Desulfobacterales bacterium, a genomic segment contains:
- a CDS encoding cbb3-type cytochrome c oxidase subunit II — protein MKMTAKSVVFGSLIILAAVVLIAVVLPYATRNDLPSDIFRVRTSDEQKGRLLYIENGCVYCHSQSIRTIDWGLGAERIAQAGDYVLDQPILLGSARTGPDLSQEGGEHPDDWHVAHFMNPRNTRPLSIMPAFAPLGLKKINLLTAYVQSLGYKDADHRVTRQLEWKKKSVDAYEAGPDANVAWLNTHIPQGWRDIPNPYPTSSAGLARGHKIYQDNCMGCHSPIGDGMGPAQPYLYPPPFNFTLLKNREISGGILYYQIMNGITGTAMPYFKRELESEKIWDVGNFVAVYFIDRSDANSKPRGIDAAYEP, from the coding sequence ATGAAAATGACCGCAAAATCCGTTGTGTTCGGTTCACTGATCATTCTGGCGGCGGTGGTGTTGATTGCGGTGGTGCTGCCCTATGCTACGCGAAATGATTTACCGTCCGATATTTTTCGGGTGCGGACGAGCGACGAGCAAAAGGGGCGCCTCCTTTATATTGAAAATGGATGCGTTTATTGTCACAGCCAGTCGATTCGTACGATCGACTGGGGGCTTGGCGCGGAGCGGATCGCGCAGGCGGGCGACTACGTGCTGGATCAGCCGATTCTTTTGGGCTCCGCCCGGACCGGGCCGGACTTAAGCCAGGAAGGGGGCGAGCATCCGGATGACTGGCATGTCGCGCATTTCATGAACCCCAGAAATACCCGCCCGCTTTCGATCATGCCGGCTTTTGCGCCGTTGGGCCTGAAGAAAATCAACCTGCTGACTGCTTATGTGCAAAGCCTGGGCTATAAGGACGCAGATCATCGCGTGACGCGGCAGTTGGAATGGAAGAAAAAAAGCGTGGATGCCTATGAGGCGGGACCCGATGCGAACGTGGCCTGGCTGAATACCCATATTCCGCAAGGGTGGCGGGATATTCCCAATCCCTATCCCACCAGTTCAGCCGGTTTGGCCAGGGGGCATAAAATATACCAGGACAACTGCATGGGGTGCCACAGCCCCATCGGAGATGGCATGGGCCCGGCCCAGCCTTATCTTTATCCACCGCCCTTTAATTTCACGCTGCTTAAAAATCGTGAAATTTCAGGCGGCATTTTGTATTACCAAATTATGAACGGCATCACCGGAACGGCCATGCCCTATTTCAAGCGGGAGCTAGAGTCCGAAAAAATTTGGGATGTGGGTAATTTCGTGGCGGTTTATTTTATCGACCGGAGCGATGCCAACTCCAAGCCTCGCGGTATCGATGCGGCGTATGAACCATAG
- a CDS encoding cytochrome c3 family protein produces MPFSFISNTRRFIGVNKWLLILMAACCFLVLSFLFLFYTPYAGRLGPKQPIAFSHRVHAGVKQIDCRFCHPYVNRSVHPGLPPVEKCLFCHNYIIANHPEIQKEHRYFNAGMPTPWLKVNYLSEHVLFNHERHIKKEIDCQSCHGLVETVDRLPSNRFEMGFCLECHREKKANVDCWLACHS; encoded by the coding sequence ATGCCGTTTTCCTTTATTTCCAATACCCGGCGATTTATCGGCGTCAACAAGTGGTTGCTGATCCTCATGGCGGCTTGTTGTTTTCTCGTGCTCTCTTTTTTGTTTCTCTTTTATACGCCCTATGCCGGCCGACTCGGACCCAAGCAGCCCATTGCGTTCAGCCATCGGGTGCATGCCGGCGTGAAACAGATCGATTGCCGGTTTTGCCATCCCTATGTGAACCGGTCCGTGCATCCCGGTCTGCCGCCGGTGGAAAAATGTCTGTTTTGCCACAATTACATCATTGCCAATCATCCTGAGATTCAAAAGGAGCATCGGTATTTCAATGCCGGCATGCCCACGCCCTGGCTGAAAGTCAATTACTTGTCCGAGCATGTGCTGTTTAATCACGAGCGGCACATTAAAAAGGAGATTGACTGTCAGTCCTGCCACGGGCTGGTGGAAACGGTGGACCGGTTGCCGTCCAATCGCTTTGAGATGGGCTTTTGCCTGGAGTGCCATCGGGAGAAAAAGGCCAACGTGGATTGCTGGTTGGCGTGTCACAGTTAA
- a CDS encoding cbb3-type cytochrome c oxidase subunit I has translation MNAVISSNPLPEAHRTALGFILTSAVWMCVGTLMGLLGAMALIAPDLTKHLVWLSFGRIRPIHINIVLFGFVTPGLLGAAFYYLPKLLRTQIYSDSLGVVTVVAWNILLVGVVVSLSAGYTQGREYAELIWPLDILVVAAFGLVFFNLIMTVKQRTEPLLYVSVWYVCAGVILTVVTYALGNVIWQPHTGALAGIPDAILLWFYGHNIFGLLLTPLSAGVVYYVIPRACRAPLYSHTLSLLGFWSLLVIYTHIGTHHLLQVPVPTWLKVISIVDSIAMVIPVMAFLLNIWFTAKGKLGEIHADIGAKFAFTGTIMYFFVSIQGSMMALPQVQRVTHFNNWVIAHAHIGVLGFAGMIALGGMYYVLPKITGRPLFSRFLADLQYWLVLIGVVGFTVVLTIAGLIQGEAWINGETVYRVLAEIHMYYVLRASLGLILFVSALVGLYNVVCSIVIRPGEVSR, from the coding sequence ATGAACGCAGTCATCTCTTCGAATCCCTTGCCTGAAGCGCACCGAACGGCCCTGGGGTTTATTCTTACTTCGGCGGTGTGGATGTGCGTCGGTACCTTGATGGGGCTTTTGGGCGCCATGGCACTCATTGCGCCGGATCTGACCAAACACCTGGTGTGGTTGTCCTTTGGCCGGATTCGGCCCATTCACATCAATATCGTGCTGTTCGGGTTTGTCACGCCGGGTCTCTTGGGGGCCGCTTTTTATTACCTGCCGAAACTGCTGCGGACTCAAATTTATAGTGATTCTTTGGGTGTCGTCACGGTCGTGGCCTGGAATATTCTGCTGGTGGGCGTGGTGGTTTCCCTGTCCGCCGGGTATACGCAGGGCCGCGAATATGCCGAGTTGATCTGGCCGCTGGATATTCTGGTGGTGGCCGCTTTCGGGCTGGTCTTCTTTAATTTGATCATGACGGTCAAGCAGCGGACCGAACCGCTGCTCTACGTGTCCGTCTGGTATGTTTGTGCGGGTGTTATTTTAACAGTCGTTACCTACGCGCTCGGTAATGTGATCTGGCAGCCTCACACCGGTGCGCTGGCGGGCATTCCGGATGCCATTCTCTTATGGTTTTACGGGCATAATATCTTTGGCCTGCTGTTGACGCCCTTAAGTGCCGGCGTGGTGTATTACGTTATTCCCCGGGCGTGTCGTGCCCCCCTTTACAGCCATACTTTGTCGCTGCTGGGGTTCTGGTCCCTGCTGGTGATCTATACGCATATCGGCACCCACCATTTGCTGCAAGTTCCGGTGCCGACCTGGCTCAAGGTCATTTCTATTGTGGACAGTATCGCCATGGTGATTCCGGTTATGGCGTTTTTGCTGAATATCTGGTTTACGGCAAAGGGAAAGCTCGGCGAGATTCATGCGGATATCGGCGCCAAATTTGCGTTTACCGGAACGATCATGTATTTTTTTGTCAGCATTCAAGGATCGATGATGGCGCTGCCCCAGGTGCAACGGGTGACCCATTTCAATAACTGGGTCATCGCGCACGCGCATATCGGCGTGCTGGGCTTTGCCGGCATGATCGCCCTGGGCGGTATGTATTATGTGCTGCCGAAAATCACAGGCCGTCCCCTGTTCAGCCGCTTTCTGGCGGATTTGCAATATTGGCTGGTGCTGATCGGCGTGGTCGGATTTACCGTGGTGCTTACCATCGCGGGACTGATTCAGGGTGAGGCCTGGATCAATGGCGAGACCGTGTACCGGGTGTTGGCCGAGATTCATATGTATTATGTCCTGCGTGCCTCTTTGGGGCTGATCCTTTTTGTGAGCGCGCTGGTGGGTCTCTATAATGTCGTCTGCTCCATTGTCATTCGACCCGGTGAGGTTTCCCGATGA